A genomic stretch from Natronomonas gomsonensis includes:
- a CDS encoding cob(I)yrinic acid a,c-diamide adenosyltransferase, translating into MTDRNTPGKGRPPEARDIEPAAPEEFGLTQVWWGDGKGKTTATLGMAFRAAGHGFRVHVLQFMKGGADSVEDVRGEYNAMAAMPGLTYENLGHYGWHAMNDGTEERDHAAEAQAGFERAQELLEGAAAADLTTPFSPDSDPDEGVHMLVLDELLYAADRGLVDPESVIEFVETKPDRLELVLSGSHERPEYLLDSVDLVTNVRKEKHPIDAGQRARKGTEY; encoded by the coding sequence ATGACCGACCGGAACACGCCCGGCAAGGGACGGCCTCCGGAGGCCCGCGACATCGAACCCGCCGCACCCGAGGAGTTCGGCCTCACGCAGGTGTGGTGGGGCGACGGCAAGGGAAAGACGACCGCGACGCTAGGGATGGCGTTTCGCGCTGCCGGCCACGGCTTCCGCGTCCACGTCCTGCAATTCATGAAGGGCGGCGCCGACAGCGTTGAGGACGTCCGCGGGGAGTACAACGCGATGGCCGCCATGCCCGGCCTCACCTACGAGAATCTGGGCCACTACGGCTGGCACGCGATGAACGACGGCACCGAGGAACGCGACCACGCTGCCGAGGCCCAAGCCGGGTTCGAGCGCGCCCAGGAACTCCTCGAAGGCGCCGCGGCCGCCGACCTCACGACGCCGTTTTCGCCCGACTCGGACCCCGACGAGGGGGTCCACATGCTCGTCCTCGACGAACTGCTGTACGCCGCCGACCGCGGCCTCGTCGACCCCGAGTCCGTCATCGAGTTCGTCGAGACGAAACCCGACCGACTGGAGTTGGTGCTGTCGGGAAGCCACGAGCGACCCGAGTACCTCCTCGATTCGGTCGACCTCGTGACGAACGTCCGCAAGGAGAAACACCCCATCGACGCCGGCCAGCGGGCCCGAAAGGGCACCGAATACTGA
- a CDS encoding heavy metal translocating P-type ATPase — translation MSTERVELSAPEMDCSSCAGKVHSAIEGIDGVVNVETRPTAGVVVVEYDGDAVDVGALVSSIEAAGYEVTDTEGRLTEGTAVWRSDRAYATYAGAVALLVGAIVSVGPVPDPLVVDVLRETTLSDVLYVLAAAVAGVPVVRAGYRSAKLRELDIDLLMGVAILAALGVGYYVEAATLAVLFSLAELLEAHAMDRTRESMRELLALSPDTATVKRGDSEETIPAANVEVGDVVVVRPGERVPVDGEVVSGESAVDESPITGESVPVDKGEGDEVYAGSVVEGGYLEVLATAAGDETTLARVIDLVEEAESRQTDAERFVDRFSGYYTPVIVAGALATVFIPPLFFAGDWGTWFVRGLTLLVVACPCAFVISTPVTVVSGLTSAARNGVLVKGGDHLERMGEVDTVAFDKTGTLTTGELSVTDVVPAADRDADEVLRIAAALERYSEHPIGKAIVDRAEDDGVEVPEATGFENLTGRGVRGDIETTYYVGKPALFEELGHDLGHAHVRTDGGASVAERADPDCDRPGCVDLRGDTIADLQSDGKTVVIVGTDEELLGVVAVADTIRPEAEGVVATLETAGVRTVMLTGDNERTARAVGESVGIDEVHADLLPEEKLDRIERLTETDTVAMVGDGVNDAPALARADVGIAMGAAGTDTALETADIALMADDLDGVPYCLRLARQANGVIKQNILASLAVKAVLAAGAPLGYVTVIVAVVVGDMGMSLAVTGNALRLGRVEPEE, via the coding sequence ATGAGTACGGAACGCGTCGAGCTGTCGGCCCCCGAGATGGACTGTTCGTCCTGTGCCGGGAAGGTGCACTCGGCGATAGAGGGTATCGACGGCGTCGTCAACGTAGAGACCCGCCCGACCGCCGGCGTGGTCGTCGTCGAGTACGACGGCGACGCCGTCGACGTCGGGGCGCTCGTCTCGAGCATCGAAGCAGCTGGCTACGAAGTGACCGACACCGAGGGACGACTGACCGAAGGCACCGCCGTCTGGCGGAGCGACCGCGCCTACGCGACTTACGCCGGCGCCGTGGCGCTCCTCGTCGGCGCAATCGTCAGCGTCGGCCCGGTTCCGGACCCGCTCGTCGTCGACGTCCTCCGGGAGACGACGCTGTCGGACGTGCTGTACGTCCTCGCCGCGGCCGTCGCCGGGGTGCCGGTCGTCCGGGCGGGCTATCGCTCCGCGAAACTCAGGGAACTCGACATCGACCTGCTGATGGGCGTCGCCATCCTCGCGGCGCTCGGCGTCGGCTACTACGTCGAGGCGGCGACGCTGGCGGTGCTTTTCAGCCTCGCCGAACTGCTGGAGGCCCACGCGATGGACCGCACGCGGGAGTCGATGCGAGAGTTGCTGGCGCTGTCACCCGACACGGCGACGGTGAAACGCGGCGACAGCGAGGAGACGATTCCGGCCGCCAACGTCGAGGTAGGCGACGTAGTCGTCGTCCGCCCCGGCGAGCGCGTCCCGGTCGACGGCGAAGTCGTTTCCGGGGAATCGGCCGTCGACGAGTCACCAATCACTGGCGAGTCCGTCCCCGTCGACAAGGGCGAGGGCGACGAGGTGTACGCCGGGTCGGTCGTCGAGGGGGGGTACCTCGAAGTGCTTGCGACCGCCGCCGGCGACGAGACGACGCTCGCACGCGTCATCGACCTCGTCGAGGAGGCCGAATCCAGACAGACCGACGCCGAGCGGTTCGTCGACCGCTTCTCGGGGTACTACACACCGGTCATCGTCGCCGGTGCGCTGGCGACCGTGTTCATCCCGCCGCTGTTCTTCGCCGGCGACTGGGGAACGTGGTTCGTCCGCGGACTGACGCTGCTGGTCGTTGCCTGCCCCTGTGCGTTCGTCATCTCGACGCCGGTGACCGTCGTCTCGGGGCTGACGAGCGCCGCCCGCAACGGCGTCCTCGTGAAGGGCGGCGACCACCTCGAACGGATGGGCGAGGTCGACACGGTCGCCTTCGACAAGACGGGAACGCTGACGACCGGCGAACTCTCGGTGACCGACGTGGTGCCGGCGGCCGACAGGGACGCCGACGAGGTGCTCCGAATCGCCGCCGCCCTCGAACGGTACAGCGAACACCCCATCGGGAAGGCCATCGTCGACCGCGCAGAGGACGACGGCGTCGAAGTGCCGGAGGCCACGGGCTTCGAGAACCTCACCGGCCGCGGGGTCCGCGGCGACATCGAAACCACCTACTACGTCGGCAAGCCCGCGCTGTTCGAGGAGTTGGGCCACGACCTCGGCCACGCCCACGTCCGAACCGACGGCGGCGCCTCGGTCGCCGAACGGGCCGACCCCGACTGCGACCGGCCGGGCTGTGTCGACCTCCGTGGGGACACCATCGCCGACCTCCAGTCCGACGGTAAGACGGTCGTCATCGTCGGAACCGACGAGGAACTACTCGGCGTCGTCGCCGTCGCGGACACGATTCGACCGGAAGCCGAGGGCGTCGTCGCGACCCTGGAGACCGCCGGCGTCCGGACGGTCATGCTCACCGGCGACAACGAGCGGACCGCCCGCGCCGTCGGCGAATCGGTCGGTATCGACGAGGTCCACGCCGACCTGCTGCCGGAGGAGAAACTCGACCGCATCGAGCGGTTGACCGAGACGGACACCGTCGCGATGGTCGGCGACGGCGTCAACGACGCCCCCGCCCTCGCTCGCGCCGACGTGGGCATCGCGATGGGCGCCGCCGGCACCGACACCGCCCTCGAAACCGCCGACATCGCGCTGATGGCCGACGACCTCGACGGCGTCCCCTACTGTCTCCGATTGGCCCGGCAGGCCAACGGCGTCATCAAGCAGAACATCCTCGCCAGCCTCGCGGTGAAAGCCGTCCTCGCCGCCGGCGCACCGCTCGGCTACGTCACCGTCATCGTCGCCGTCGTCGTCGGCGACATGGGGATGAGCCTCGCGGTGACGGGCAACGCCCTCCGACTCGGCCGCGTCGAACCGGAGGAGTGA
- a CDS encoding helix-turn-helix domain-containing protein → MREIVFTVVHEPGMNPVADLLAEYPSARIRSLACHVTESALWRVDRATGPGAALDELEDLAGARYFTDCLVRDGCDGDWETTVLDRSESSLVLYSYWERTASCDSVPHLAREHFGDGIVLDETWRGRRQRWRALAPDGPVGAFVEDVRAVADADIEFERVSDPDPDPDAELSPKQADALAAAVEAGYYETPREIETYELAEQLGIPGSTLSYRLRRAEAWLAKRYVE, encoded by the coding sequence ATGCGCGAAATCGTCTTCACCGTGGTCCACGAACCCGGGATGAACCCGGTCGCGGACCTGCTCGCCGAGTACCCGAGCGCCCGCATTCGCTCGCTGGCGTGTCACGTCACCGAATCGGCGCTGTGGCGGGTCGACCGCGCCACCGGCCCCGGAGCGGCGCTGGACGAACTCGAAGACCTCGCCGGGGCGCGGTACTTCACCGACTGTCTCGTTCGCGACGGCTGTGACGGCGACTGGGAGACCACGGTTCTGGACCGCTCGGAGAGTTCGCTCGTGTTGTACTCCTACTGGGAGCGGACGGCGAGTTGTGACTCCGTGCCCCATCTTGCCCGCGAGCACTTCGGCGACGGCATCGTCTTGGACGAAACGTGGCGCGGCCGCCGCCAGCGCTGGCGGGCGCTGGCACCCGACGGCCCCGTCGGCGCCTTCGTCGAGGACGTTCGAGCGGTCGCCGACGCCGACATCGAGTTCGAACGCGTCTCCGACCCCGACCCGGACCCCGACGCCGAGTTGTCCCCGAAGCAGGCCGACGCGCTGGCCGCCGCCGTCGAGGCCGGCTACTACGAGACACCGAGAGAGATAGAGACCTACGAACTCGCCGAGCAGTTGGGGATTCCGGGGTCGACGCTGTCGTATCGCCTCCGTCGGGCGGAGGCGTGGCTGGCAAAGCGGTACGTCGAGTAG
- a CDS encoding DUF5518 domain-containing protein: MAEGDTLINALVGGVAAIVLSFIPLSPVLGGAIAGYLQGGSRNDGLRVGAYSGVVAAIPLALFFVFAVFVFGVFGIFAAGPGGGGSGAVGGTVLLLFVVVFGLIVAAVYTVGLGAVGGWLGNYVKYDTDLLE; encoded by the coding sequence ATGGCCGAAGGAGACACTCTCATCAACGCACTCGTCGGCGGCGTCGCCGCGATAGTTCTCTCGTTTATCCCGCTGTCGCCGGTGCTGGGCGGTGCGATAGCGGGGTATCTGCAGGGCGGCTCTCGAAACGACGGCCTGCGCGTCGGCGCGTACTCGGGCGTCGTCGCGGCGATCCCGCTGGCGCTGTTCTTTGTGTTCGCCGTCTTCGTCTTCGGTGTGTTCGGAATCTTCGCCGCCGGTCCGGGCGGCGGTGGCAGCGGTGCCGTCGGTGGGACCGTCTTACTGCTGTTCGTCGTCGTGTTCGGACTCATCGTCGCGGCCGTCTACACCGTCGGATTGGGTGCCGTCGGCGGCTGGCTCGGCAACTACGTCAAGTACGACACCGACCTGCTGGAGTGA
- a CDS encoding adenosylcobinamide amidohydrolase — MFEFDRTDDRLTLRRPETRWLSNGFDGGYHDADAAHNLTVKEGFDRTDLAAYAAERLGGRPDGPTLLTGVSQRHARGARRGPVEAVVTAGVSNPAELPMGPEGVRPETGGDSAGAWRPGTVNVFVGTTRALDDGALAGLLATAVEAKAATLLDAVDVPGTTSDAVVVGADPTGDSSEFAGSATEVGAAARACVREAVRASLESRYDDEDPPTAAEARYGVSTEERANVFDLG, encoded by the coding sequence GTGTTCGAGTTCGACCGCACCGACGACCGACTCACGCTCCGTCGGCCGGAAACCCGCTGGCTCTCGAACGGTTTCGACGGCGGATATCACGACGCCGACGCCGCCCACAACCTCACCGTCAAGGAGGGGTTCGACCGCACCGACCTCGCGGCCTACGCCGCCGAACGCCTCGGCGGCCGACCCGACGGCCCCACGCTTCTGACCGGCGTCTCACAGCGCCACGCCCGCGGCGCCCGCCGCGGCCCCGTCGAAGCCGTCGTCACCGCCGGCGTCTCCAATCCCGCCGAACTGCCGATGGGGCCGGAGGGCGTTCGACCCGAAACAGGGGGCGACTCCGCAGGGGCGTGGCGTCCCGGCACCGTCAACGTCTTCGTCGGGACGACGCGAGCGCTCGACGACGGCGCCCTCGCTGGGTTGCTCGCCACCGCCGTCGAGGCGAAGGCCGCGACGCTCCTGGATGCCGTCGACGTTCCGGGGACCACGAGCGACGCCGTCGTCGTCGGGGCGGACCCGACGGGCGACTCCTCGGAGTTCGCCGGCAGCGCGACCGAGGTCGGGGCGGCCGCCCGTGCCTGCGTCCGCGAGGCCGTCCGCGCGAGCCTCGAGTCCCGATACGACGACGAGGACCCACCCACCGCCGCGGAAGCCCGCTACGGCGTCTCGACAGAGGAGCGGGCGAACGTGTTCGACCTCGGTTGA
- a CDS encoding universal stress protein, with protein MYEKILVPTDGSDTAENAVEHALDLAEKYGAEVHALYVVDVDSMSLSLGAEQVDRLQQGQFDEMEEVKAKAEEATGYVADRARAHGLKTVEHIAGGQPHGVVAEYAEDHDIDLVVMGSHGRSGVKRALLGSVTERTLRSTHVPVLVVDVREEE; from the coding sequence ATGTACGAAAAAATACTCGTTCCGACGGACGGTAGCGATACGGCCGAAAACGCCGTCGAGCACGCTCTCGACCTCGCCGAGAAGTACGGCGCCGAAGTGCACGCGCTGTACGTCGTCGACGTGGACTCGATGAGCCTGAGTCTCGGCGCCGAACAGGTCGACCGACTCCAGCAGGGGCAGTTCGACGAGATGGAAGAGGTGAAGGCCAAAGCCGAGGAGGCGACCGGCTACGTCGCCGATCGCGCCCGCGCACACGGCCTCAAAACGGTCGAACACATCGCAGGGGGCCAACCCCACGGCGTGGTCGCCGAGTACGCCGAGGACCACGACATCGACCTCGTGGTGATGGGCTCACACGGTCGCTCGGGCGTCAAGCGCGCGCTGCTCGGGAGCGTCACCGAGCGCACCCTGCGCTCGACGCACGTCCCCGTGTTGGTCGTTGACGTGCGAGAAGAGGAGTAA
- the nikR gene encoding nickel-responsive transcriptional regulator NikR: MTVVSVSMPESLLDRLDEFADEHGYTGRSEVVREASRNLLGEFEDQKLEGRDLMGVVTVVFDHETSSAEQRMMEIRHEHEHTVVSNVHNHVGDHYCMELFVLEGELDEISTFVGKIRATNDVLSVDYSVIPVDDFEMALTG, encoded by the coding sequence ATGACCGTCGTAAGCGTCTCGATGCCGGAGTCGTTGCTGGACCGCCTCGACGAGTTCGCCGACGAGCACGGCTACACCGGCCGCAGCGAAGTCGTCCGAGAGGCTTCCCGGAACCTGCTGGGGGAGTTCGAAGACCAGAAACTGGAGGGACGGGACCTGATGGGCGTCGTCACCGTCGTCTTCGACCACGAGACCTCCAGCGCCGAACAGCGGATGATGGAGATTCGCCACGAACACGAACACACCGTCGTCTCGAATGTCCACAACCACGTCGGCGACCACTACTGCATGGAACTGTTCGTCCTCGAAGGCGAACTCGACGAAATCTCGACGTTCGTCGGGAAGATTCGCGCGACCAACGACGTGCTGTCGGTCGATTACTCCGTCATCCCCGTCGACGACTTCGAGATGGCGCTGACCGGGTAA
- the cobD gene encoding threonine-phosphate decarboxylase CobD gives MDPDSVADAERVPHGSSDDPDVLDLSANINPRVPDGTGAVYDDAFEAARSYPNDDYPEFRAAAADYVGCSPESVVPTAGGLAAIRLAIGVTVSPGEDVLVPYPSFGEYAREVELAGGHPQFVAHDELLDRDPSEYAMAVVCTPNNPTGDLYGEDALAEFADRCAAAGTVLLADEAFLGFTDRDSLAGRERCIVARSLTKLFGLPGLRAGFAVAGGELRDRLETARPAWSLGGPAAAVGAHAMRDTAFVVETRRRVKRERAYLRAELTDRGFDVRHSDAPFVLVEVGEDPTDLLDACRDRGVVLRDATTFRGLASHVRIAVRDREATDRLLSVLDEVR, from the coding sequence ATGGACCCTGACAGCGTCGCCGACGCCGAACGGGTACCCCACGGCTCCAGCGACGACCCCGACGTGCTCGATTTGAGCGCGAATATCAACCCCCGCGTCCCCGACGGGACAGGCGCAGTCTACGACGACGCCTTCGAGGCGGCCCGCTCGTATCCGAACGACGACTACCCGGAGTTCCGGGCGGCCGCCGCCGACTACGTCGGCTGTTCGCCCGAATCGGTCGTCCCGACAGCTGGCGGTCTGGCGGCCATCCGTCTCGCAATCGGCGTCACCGTCTCTCCCGGGGAGGACGTACTCGTTCCGTACCCTTCCTTCGGCGAGTACGCCCGCGAGGTCGAGTTGGCCGGCGGCCACCCGCAGTTCGTCGCCCACGACGAACTGCTCGACCGTGACCCCTCGGAGTACGCGATGGCAGTCGTCTGTACGCCGAACAACCCCACGGGCGACCTCTACGGGGAGGACGCCCTTGCCGAGTTCGCCGACCGCTGTGCGGCGGCCGGCACCGTCCTGTTGGCCGACGAGGCGTTTCTCGGCTTCACCGACCGCGACTCACTGGCCGGTCGCGAGCGATGTATCGTCGCTCGCTCGCTCACCAAACTGTTCGGCTTGCCCGGCCTCCGCGCCGGGTTTGCCGTCGCCGGCGGCGAACTGCGCGACCGACTCGAAACCGCCCGGCCGGCGTGGTCGCTGGGCGGTCCCGCCGCCGCCGTCGGTGCCCACGCCATGCGCGATACGGCGTTCGTCGTCGAGACCCGTCGTCGCGTCAAGCGCGAGCGCGCGTACCTCCGGGCGGAACTGACCGACCGCGGCTTCGACGTTCGGCACTCCGACGCGCCGTTCGTCCTCGTCGAGGTCGGCGAGGACCCCACCGACCTGCTGGACGCCTGCCGGGACCGCGGCGTCGTCCTCCGCGATGCGACGACGTTCCGGGGCCTCGCCTCTCACGTCCGCATCGCCGTTCGGGACCGAGAAGCGACCGACCGCCTGCTTTCGGTCCTCGACGAGGTGCGATAG
- a CDS encoding sodium:solute symporter family transporter, with product MFPLQAEALDISFKLLPAIIVFLMMASFLVIGYVFKVADTEGMWVAGRGIGNIENGMAIGANWMSAASYLGLAGLVALAGFYGLAFIVGWTTGYFILLIFLAAQMRRFGKYTAPDFVGDRFNSSTARALGAFTTLLIAYVYSVGQARGMGLVGQYVFGLDIIPMIVVMMTITVGYLALSGMLGATKNMAVQYVILIVAFLAGVYVVGFTQGYSTILPQVEYGALFSELGRQFSEPFIGGNGYYLWVATAFSLIVGTCGLPHVLVRFYTVENERTARWSTVSGLFFICLLYWAAPAMAAFGVDLFAQVNGISPEAVFSGEAAMTGAEGDVIVVLAAQFADLPAWFVGLVAAGGMAAAIATTAGLFITASSAVAHDIYTELINPDATQRQQVLIGRATIVGIGALVTVTAFNPPALIGELVAYAFSLAGIVLFPMFFLGLWWENTNRQGALAGMTVGLLIWITSIINSVLPSYIDSLAAIAGEGGAIVPIYAQYVPPIGAALIGTPVVFIVTIAVSLATPEPPLETKRLVRQCHSPEPMRQQQTAEDVVSTDGGETPADD from the coding sequence CGTCGTTCCTCGTCATCGGCTACGTGTTCAAGGTCGCCGACACCGAGGGCATGTGGGTCGCCGGCCGTGGCATCGGGAACATCGAAAACGGGATGGCCATCGGCGCCAACTGGATGTCGGCCGCGTCGTATCTCGGATTGGCCGGTCTGGTCGCCCTCGCGGGCTTCTACGGACTGGCGTTCATCGTCGGCTGGACGACGGGGTACTTCATCCTGCTCATCTTCCTGGCGGCACAGATGCGCCGCTTCGGGAAGTACACCGCACCCGACTTCGTCGGTGACCGGTTCAACTCCTCGACGGCACGCGCGTTGGGCGCGTTCACGACGCTGCTCATCGCTTACGTCTACTCGGTCGGACAGGCCCGCGGGATGGGACTGGTCGGCCAGTACGTCTTCGGACTCGACATCATCCCGATGATTGTGGTGATGATGACGATTACCGTCGGCTACCTCGCGCTGTCGGGCATGTTGGGCGCGACGAAGAACATGGCCGTCCAGTACGTCATCCTCATCGTGGCGTTCCTCGCCGGCGTCTACGTCGTCGGCTTCACGCAGGGGTACTCGACGATTCTACCGCAGGTCGAATACGGCGCGCTGTTCAGCGAGCTGGGCCGACAGTTCTCCGAGCCGTTCATCGGGGGCAACGGCTACTACCTGTGGGTTGCGACGGCGTTCTCGCTCATCGTCGGCACCTGCGGGCTCCCGCACGTGCTCGTGCGGTTCTACACGGTCGAAAACGAGCGGACCGCCCGCTGGTCGACCGTCTCGGGGCTGTTCTTCATCTGTCTGCTGTACTGGGCCGCTCCCGCGATGGCGGCCTTCGGCGTCGACCTCTTCGCGCAGGTCAACGGCATCTCTCCCGAAGCGGTGTTCAGCGGCGAGGCCGCCATGACCGGCGCGGAGGGTGACGTCATCGTCGTCCTCGCTGCCCAGTTCGCGGACCTGCCGGCGTGGTTCGTCGGACTGGTCGCCGCCGGCGGGATGGCCGCCGCGATTGCGACGACGGCGGGCCTCTTCATCACGGCATCGTCGGCCGTCGCCCACGACATCTACACGGAACTCATCAACCCCGATGCGACCCAGCGTCAACAGGTCCTCATCGGCCGTGCGACCATCGTCGGTATCGGTGCGCTGGTGACCGTCACCGCGTTCAACCCGCCGGCGCTCATCGGCGAGTTGGTCGCCTACGCGTTCTCACTTGCGGGCATCGTGCTGTTCCCGATGTTCTTCCTCGGGCTGTGGTGGGAGAACACCAACCGACAGGGTGCGCTGGCCGGCATGACCGTCGGGCTGCTCATCTGGATTACGTCGATTATCAACAGCGTGCTGCCGAGCTACATCGACTCGCTGGCGGCCATCGCCGGTGAAGGCGGCGCCATCGTGCCCATCTACGCACAGTACGTCCCGCCAATCGGGGCGGCGCTCATCGGCACGCCGGTGGTGTTCATCGTGACCATCGCCGTCTCGCTTGCGACGCCGGAACCGCCGCTGGAGACAAAGCGGTTGGTCCGGCAGTGTCACAGTCCCGAACCGATGCGACAGCAACAGACCGCAGAAGACGTCGTCAGCACCGACGGGGGCGAGACCCCCGCGGACGACTGA